TTTGCACAGGGAAAGGACAGTTACGATGCGTGACTACGACGAACCGGAAAAGCCCGCCGACACTCCGCCGGTGATCGACCCGGCCACGAAGCCGAAGACCTCGGAAGAGATGGAGGCCGATGGCGAAGCGGAAGAGGCGCTCCTCGAGAGGCAGACCGCCCCTTCCGAAATCGAAACCGAACTCGGGGTCGAACTTACCGAGCGCAACAGGCGCGACGGCCTCGGCGAAGCCGACCTGGACTCGCTTCCGCCCGACTGAAACCGACACAAGAGGATTACCCGCATGGCTACCCAGCCCGACCCGAACCCCGATACGATCAATCCCGGCTCTCCGAACGAGATGCCGCCCGACAGCGTACCGCCCGAAGCCCCGCCGTCGCAGCCGGACGAGATCGACCCGCCCGGCCCCGACATCGACAATCCGGGCCGCACGCCGATCGAGACGCCTCCTCCACCGGATTGAGGTGCGGGATTGGCTTGTGAAGAGCCGGCTCCCGGCATAAGGGCGCGCGCATGAGCGACGATCAGAACCAGCAGGCCGACCAGACGGCGGCCTCCGACACCCCACCGGACCGCCTTTCCGTGAACCCGCGCAGCGAACACTTCGACGCGGACAAGCTCCAGCGCGGCATCGGGATCCGGTTCAAGGATCGTACCCGGACCGACATCGAGGAATACTGCATTTCCGAAGGCTGGGTCCGGGTCCAGGCCGGCAAGACGGTCGATCGCAAGGGTCAGCCGCTGACCATCAAGCTGAACGGCCCGGTCGAGGCGTGGTACGAAGATCTGGGCGACGAACCGCCGGTCGCGAAAAAAGGCTGATTACGACATTCAGTCGTAACGCGAGAGGACATCCACCAGCGGATCTCTCGCCGCTGGTTTGCGATCCGCTTTCACCGCGACATTGCGCTCCTGCCTGACGGGCTGCGGCTGGACCTTCGCCCTCGGTGCCGGTTGGGCCAGCGTCGCGAAGGCGTCGGCAAATCCCGTGGACTTGCGCGACCGCGGCTGTTCCGGCGGGCGAGCCGCGCGCGCCTGCTCGGTCTCGGCCTGTGATGCCTTCGCAATTGCCTGCCCCGTGTTTCCGGTATCGCGGGCGATGCGCTCCAGCGCGCCGGGCTTGCTCTTCGAAGAGTAGATGAAGCCATGGACCGGCCAGGCCGTCTTTCCGAGGTCCTTGATCGGGGCATACCACACCCGGACCTGGCTCCAGTCGTTGTTCGGCGACACGTCGATCGCCTTCACATTGCGTTCGATCTGCCCCCGTCGCCCGTTGATCGGCGACCAATTGGCGTGGTCGAGCAGGACCGTGCGGCTATCGATGATCTCGCTGACGGCGGCGACATGGCCCAACCGCATGTTCCCGTGGGGCTGGAAGGCCATGACCGCTCCGACGCGGGGCGTGTTCCCGCGCTCGTAGCGCCCGGCCGCCTGCCCCCACCACGTATGCGCATCGCCGTAGATCGCGACGCCGGAGAGCTGCCGCGCATAGGGAACGCACTGGAGATAGGCCGGCAATTCCGCCGCGGGCTGGCTGCGCGATCTTTCGGTCCCTGCAAAATCCTCCGCTCCTGCTGCAGAGGGGAGCCAAAGAACCGCCAGGCACGGCGCCAGATAGATCGCTCTTTTCATGGTGCCTTCTTGAATTTGGTAACCTTGATACCGCGCTGCGAAACATGGTTAACGGCCCGTTAGGCTTCGCAATTTCGCGACTTGCGCTTGGGCAAGGCATTCGCCACCTGCTCACCACAGTCATGACACGCAAATCTCAACATCCCGCCGGGTCCCTGCCCGAGGTGGTGATCATAGGTCGCCCCAATGTCGGCAAGTCGACGCTGTTCAACCGGCTCGTGGGCAAGAAGCTCGCGCTGGTCGACGACCAGCCGGGCGTCACCCGCGACCGCCGCATGGGACAGGCGGAGCTTGCGGGGATGCACTTCACCGCCGTCGATACCGCCGGCTGGGAAGACCAGGACGAACACAGCCTGCCCGGCAGGATGCGCAAGCAGACCGAGGCCAGCCTGGCCGGTGCCGATGCGGCGATGTTCGTGATCGACGCGCGCGCCGGGATTACGCCGCTCGACGAGGAAATCGCGCGCCACCTGCGCAGTTCGACCGTTCCCATCGTACTGATCGCCAACAAGGCGGAAGGCAGGACAGGAGAGGCTGGCGTCCTCGAAAGCTACGCCCTCGGACTGGGTGAACCCGTCCCCGTGTCGGCGGAGCACGGGGAAGGCATCGCCGACATGTTCGGCGCGCTCTGGCCGCTGATCGGGGACAAGGTGGAAGCTGCCGAAGCCGCCAGGGAAGCAGCCGATCTTGAAGCGGTGGACGCGGAGGACCGCCCGCTCGGACCGCTGCAACTGGCGATCGTGGGGCGGCCCAATGCCGGCAAGTCCACTCTCATCAACCAGCTGCTGGGCGAAGACCGGCTGCTGACCGGTCCCGAAGCGGGGATCACACGCGATTCGATTTCGATCGACTGGAACTGGACCGATCCGCAGAGCGGCGAGACGCGGCAGATCAGCCTGATCGACACGGCCGGCATGCGCAAGCGCGCCAAGGTGGTCGACAAGCTCGAAAAGCTTTCGGTCGCGGACGGCCTGCGCGCGGTGGACTATGCCGAAGTCGTGGTGCTGCTGCTCGATGCGACGCAGGGGCTGGAGCACCAGGACCTGAAGATCGCGGACCGGGTGCTGCAGGAAGGACGCGCGCTGATCATCGCGATCAACAAGTGGGACGTGGCACAGGATGCCAGCCGCCTGTTCAACGGCATCAAGGATGCGCTGACCGAAGGGCTCGCGCAGGCGCGCGGCGTGCCGCTGTTCGCCGTCAGCGCCAAGACCGGCAAGGGTCTCGACGCGATGCTCAAGTCCGCCTTCGAGACCCGTGACAGCTGGAGCCGGCGCGTCCCGACCGCCGCCCTGAACCGGTGGTTCGACGATGCGCTGACCGCCAATCCGCCGCCGGCGCCCAAGGGTCGCCGGATCAAGCTGCGCTACATCACGCAGGTCGGCACGCGCCCGCCCCGCTTCGTGATCTTCGGCACGCGGCTCGACGCGCTGCCGACGAGTTACGAGCGGTATCTCGTCAACGGGATCCGCAAGAATCTTGGTTTCGATGCCGTGCCCATCCGGCTGACCCTGAAATCGCCGAAGAACCCGTTCGACAGCGACAAGTCATGATCGAATACCTGTCTCTGACGGGCGAGCTGATCGAGCGCACCTCCAGCACCGTCCGGGTGCAAGAGATCGTCCAGCTGAGCCTGGCACCGGTCTTCCTGCTCGCCGCGATCGGCGCGGTGGTGAACGTGATGAATTTGCGGCTTACATGGCTGATCGAACGGATCGACCGCATCGAACAGCGGGTCGAAAAGGGCACGGACGGGCGCCAGGGCGAGGAATTGCCCGCGCTCCGCCAGCGGCAGCATTACGCGGAGCTGGCGGTGAACCTCAGCACTTCCTCGGCGCTGACGATCTGCATCGTCATCGCCTCACTATTCGTCAGCGCCTTCATCCGGCCGCAGATCGGCACCTTCGTGGCAATCGCGTGGATCGCCACGATGGCGCAGCTGTTCGTGGCGCTGGTGCTGTTCCTGCTGGAGACCCGGCTGGCGACGAGCACGGCACGCGAGCGGCGCAAGCGCAGCCGCCGGATCGTGAAGCGCCAGGGCGAGAGCGATCAGTAGCCGCCGGGCCCCTTGGGCGCACCGGCCTTCGTCTCGTCCTCGCCCGCAGGGGCGCTTTGCAACTGGGTGTAATTTTCGATTCCCATCCGCGCGATCATGTCGAACTGCGTTTCCAGGAAATCGACGTGCTCTTCCTCGTTCGCGAGGATGTTCTCGAACAGCTGGCCGGACACGAAATCCTTGATCTCCTGGCAGTAGTCGGCAGCCTCGCGCAGCAGCGGGATCGCCTCCTCCTCGAGCTTGAGGTCGGCCTTCAGGATTTCCTCGACGCTCTCGCCGACCTTCAGCTTGTGAATCGCCTGGAAATTGGGAAGCGCGTTCAGGAAGAGGATGCGCTCGGCAAGCCAGTCGGCATGCTCCATTTCCTCGATCGATTCCTTGCGCTCATAGGCCGCCAGCTTGGTGACGCCCCAGTCGGCAAGCACGCGGTAGTGGAGCCAGTACTGGTTGATCGCGGTCAGCTCGTTCGTGAGCGCCTTGTTGAGATAGTCGATGACCTTGGGGTCGCCCTTCATGCGTCGTCTCCTGAACTGGCAGTCATGCCGTCACATGACCGGGAAGCCGCATGGTTGGCAAGCCGGAATGCAGTGAAAATCGCAGAAATCCGCCTGTTGCAAGCGGTTTGCGTTAGCTGGGATCAGGCAGCGCGGGTGCGCGGGATCGATGCCTCGCGCTCCTCGTGGATCAGCTCGTCCGCTTCCTCGAGGCAGGTTCCGCAATTGGGTTTCTTGCCGAGCGCCGCATAGACCGCTTCCGCATCGCCCGGAATGACGCGCGCGGCACGGCGCAGTTCGCATTCCCGGATGGCATTGCAGATGCAGGTGTACAAGCGAGCGACTCCTTCAGTGCCACCCACCTATATTGCGAGTTATTATCAGTAGCAAGCGCATTCGTGCGCGCGGGTAAAAAAAGACCCCCGGCACCGCCGGGGGTCAGTCACTCGCTAGGAAGATTGTAAGTCGGCTCAGCGGCGCGCCATGCGCACGCCGCGGTCGAGCGCCCCGGGCAGCGGCTTGCCGTCCGCCCATGCGATGCAGCCATGGCCGCCGGTCTTGACGCTGGAGCACATGCCGTTCGCCGCGGTACGTTCGAAACCGCCGGCGGACACGCGCCAGTACATCTTGCCGCGCACGCGGGCCTGGGTGATGACCATCTGGTATTCGGACAGCTGCGGATAGCGCTTCTTGTAGATGTCCCACGCACGCTTCGCGCTCGCTTCGCTGGAGAAGGAGCCGAGCTGGACGAGGTAGTCGCCCTGGTTCTGAGTTGCAGCCTGCTGCACGGCCGGCGCGGACCCGCGGTCGCGCGACACGGCAGACGCCGCCACCGGCGCGGCGGTGGTGCGCGCGACGGCAGCCACGGTCGAACGCGGCATCGGCGGATCGATGAAGCCCGGCTCCTGCGACGGCCTGGCGACCGGTGTCGCCACGCGCGCCGGTTCGCGAGTAGCGCCGAACGCGTCGTCGAAATTGCGCGCCTCGGGGGCCGCTGCCTGCTGCGGCACGACTGGCACCGGAACGGCGGCGGGCGCGTAACGCGGCGTGCTGGCGACGGCGAGTGCCGGGAGTTCGGGCGCACGCCCGTCTGCCGCAAGGGCCATGGCCGGCATTTCGGCCGGGGCCGCCTGGTAGGTCGGGGCCGCTTCGGCGACCATCGCGTCCATCGAGGGATGGTTGGCGAGCGCCAGTTCCACCGGCTGGCCGTTGTCTGACGTCACGGGCACGCCCAGCAGTCCGGCGACGCGCTGCTGCGTCGCGCCGGGCGCGGCGTTCTGCGCCCATTCGGCGATGCGATCGTTGATCTTGTCCGCCGGCACGTCTTCGGCCGCCATCACCCGCGCCGAACGCCAGTCGCCGGCGAGCGCGTAGGAATAGGCGAGGTTCTGGCGAACCTTGGCGGTGTTCTGTCCCCCGGCGAGCGCGTTGCGCAGGACATGCACGCCCTGCTGCGGCTGGCCGGCGAGCGACAGCGCGAGGCCGTAATCGGCGGCGTCGAATTCGTCGCGCCGGCTCTCCAGCATGCGCAGGGCCGTCGCATGGTTGCCCGCCGCGATCTCGGCGAGCGAATAACTGAGCGCCGTGCGCGCGCTGGTATCGCCCAGCGCCATCGCGTCCTTGAAGCTCGTCGCGGCGGACTTGAACCGCCCGGCTTCCATGTAGGTGGCACCAAGGACGGTGCGCAGCTGCGCGTCGCGCGGCGCGGCGCGGACCGCCGCCTCGGCATGGCCGACGGCCTTGGAGGTCTTGCCCTTCTCCAGCGCGACCTGCGCCTGCTGGGCCGAAACTTTCGCTTCGGGCGCGGCGGCGCAGCCGTTGAGCGCGGTCGCCATGAGGGCGGCCGTGACGGCGAGCGTCATCTTCTGCTTGCGATTGAATGCGGTCGACATGATGGATCCCCTCAGTCTTTGCGATGCTGCTTGGCCTGCGCGGCGAGATGTTCGAGTTCGGACATGTCCGCGAGAAGCCGATCGAGCGCTTCAGTGACAATGGCCTGCGCGCTGCTCTTGAGAATGGTGGAGGCGAGACGCAGCTTGAGATGGCGTTCCGCGTCGAGGCGCAGGGTGAAAGCGGCACGCTTGCCTTGCGGTACGGTCTTCGTGCCCTTCGGCGTCGCGGCGCGTGTGGCGAGCCTGGTGGCGAGCGACTTCTGCTGGAGAACCACGTCGGGTTCGGGCGCGTCGTTCGCCGGAGCGTTCATGCCCGGCATCAGCGCGGCCACCGCACCTGCCGCGCTGCCGTCCTCGCCCATGTCGTTCCAGCCCAGATCCTCCAGACGATCGGGATCGGACAGGTCCGTCACCGACGGTATGAAGCCCAGTTGCGGGCGCATGGCCGGCTTCGCGCCGCCCTTGCGGGCGAGAAGCGAAGGGTTGAGGGAGGCAAAGGTCGGTTCGGTCATCGCCAGGGCGCCTGTCACTTACTGCGCGACCCGGCGGCCGAAGCCGCCGCCCGGACGATGAGCCGGAGCGACCTGAGAGATGGAGTTCGGCGCGGCGAAGACCGTGCGGCGGAAATTCTTCTCCAGCCGGTCCGCCACGTAGTTCCACAAGGCCGTGACCTCGGCCGCGCTGCGGCTGTCGGGGTCGACTTCCATGACCGTGCGGCCGTCGATCATCGAGGCCGCGAAGTCCGTGCGGTGATGCAGGGTGATCGGCGCGACGGTGCCGTGCTGGCTGAGCGCGATCGCCGCTTCCGACGTGATCTTGGCCTTGGGGGTGGCAGCGTTGACCACGAAGATCAGCGGCTTGCCGGCCCGTTCGCACAGGTCGACGGTCGCCCCGACGGCGCGCAGATCGTGCGGGCTCGGCCGGGTCGGCACCACGATGAGCTCGGCCACGCCGATGACCGACTGGATCGCCATGGTTATCGCCGGAGGCGTGTCGATCACGGCCAGCTTGAAGCCCTGCTGGCGCAAGACCTGAAGGTCGTTGGCGAGACGTGCCACGGTGGTTTGCGCGAAAGCGGGATATTCCGCCTCGCGCTCGTTCCACCAGTCGGCGAGCGACCCCTGCGGGTCGATGTCGATCAGCACCACCGGACCGGCACCGGCGCGTTGCGCCTGAACCGCGAGGTGCCCTGAAAGGGTGGTCTTGCCCGATCCCCCTTTTTGCGAAGCCAATGCCAGAACGCGCAAGGCGTATTCCCCCTGTTAACCTTAAACCGGACCGCTGTTCGGCGGCTCGATCAGGGACTTCGCAGGATACCCCTAATTTCGGGTTAACGTGATTGCACTCGATACGCGCGGTTCGGGCGGCCCGACCGTGTCCCGGTGGCAGACAAGTCCATAGAAACTCTTTGCTAACGCCCTATTCACTATGCCAGTCTCCCGAAGGCGTCAGGGAAGGATCCGAGTTTAAATGAAAGCCAAGGCAGTTCTGTGGGGCATGGGCGCGCTGGCCGCGGCCGGTCTGGCTGCGCCCGCTCTGGCGGACGTGAAGGCCGGCGTGGAGGCGTGGGCGCGCGGGGACTACGACGCGGCTGTCGGCGAATGGCGCGATCTTGCCGCCGCCGGGGATCCCGACGCGCAATTCAACATGGCGCAGGCCTATCGCCTCGGCCGCGGGGTCGAACCCAACGCGCGGCAGGCGGAAGTGTATTACGCGCAGGCCGCGGCGCAGGGCCATGTGAAGGCGGCGGACAATTACGGGCTGCTGCTGTTCCAGGCCGGGCGCCGCGAAGAAGCCATGCCCTATATCCTCGCCGCATCCGAGCGCGGCGATCCGCGGGCGCAGTACCTGCTGGGCATCGCCCATTTCAACGGCGAGCAGGTAGACAAGGACTGGGTCCGCGCCTACGCCCTGCTCACGATCGCGAATTCCGCGGGCCTTCCGCAGGCGTCCGGCGCGCTGAAGCAGATGGACGATTTCATCCCGCTTTCGCAGCGCCAGCAGGCACAGGCCCTGATTCCCGAAATCAACCGGCAGGCGGACGCCAAGCGGGCGCAGGACATGGCGGCCATCGATCTGGAGGCCGGCGAGGTGATCAGCGTGGCCGGACCCGTCGAGCCGGCACCGGCGCGCGTCCCGGCTGAGGTCAGCCGCATCCCGCAGCCCGTCCAGAGCACCGCGGTCCCGCCGTCTGTCGCGGCTGCCAGAGCCGCGGTTGCCGAAGCCGCGCGGGTCACCGGCACGGAAAGCCCGGCCGAAGCGGGCGCCGATTTCGCCAGCGCAGGTCCGGCCACCCGGCCCGCCATCGTGGCGACCACGGGACCGGTCCAGCCTGCCCCGCGGCCCGTTCGGACCGAAAGCGCACCGCCGCCCCGACCTTCTTCTGCCGCACCTACGCCTGCACGCACCGGACCCTGGCGGGTCCAGCTTGGCGCGTTCTCCGTCCACGGCAATGCGGACCGGCTCTGGGACAGGATTGCTGGCAACCCGGCGCTGGCCGGAAAGGCCAAGCTGGTCGTGCCGTCGGGCCGGCTGGCAAAACTGCAGGCATCCGGCTTCGCGACCCGCGCGGACGCGCAAAAGGCGTGCGATGCGCTGAGGCGGAGCGGCCAGAACTGCCTCGTCACGCGGTGACTGTGCCGGTCCGGTAATCGCGGCGTAGCGGCCGAACGGCTGTTCCGTTTCCATCGCCACACGACTAGAAGCATCCCCTCAAGGTGGGGGATTACATGACGAACGGGCAGGCATCCGCCGAAGACATCGCGGCCGGGACGATCGAGGCGACGCCCGATACTGCGAGCGCGCCCGTGAAGCGCGAGGATCGCATTGCAAGTCTCGATTTCATTCGCGGGCTGGCGGTGATGGGTATCCTCGCCGCGAACATAGTCGCGTTCGGCCAGCCTTTCGGCGCTTACCTCTACCCCGGCGCGTTTTTGACCGAGCACGGCGCGACATCCGATGCGCTCTACATAGTCCAGTTCGTCCTGATCGACGGCAAGATGCGCGGCCTGTTTACATTGCTGTTCGGTGCCGGCCTCCTCCTGTTCATGGACCGGGCCTGGGCGCGCGGGCAGACGATCGGCCTGCAGGCTCGGCGGCTCGGCTTCCTGCTGCTGTTCGGCATGATCCACTATTTCTTCGTCTGGACCGGAGACATCCTGACCTATTACGCGCTGGTCGGCTTTATCGCGCTGGCCTTCCTGCGCATGGAACCGCGCAATTTGATCGTCCTGGGTTCGATCATCTACGCGGCGGGTGCCATCCTGCTCGGAGCCCTGTTCTTCTGGATCTACGCGGTGGCGGACACCCCGCTAGGCGATGCGGGCCCCCTGGCCGACATGAGGGCCGGCCTGGTCGAGGGGCAGAGGGAGATGGCTGCGAGCGACGCGGTCGCCACCGAACTGATCCGCAGCGGCGATTATCTCGGCTGGGTCGCGAACCAGTTCACCGCCCATACCTTCGACCAGTTCTCCAACGTCTTCATGATCCTGCCCGAAACCCTGCCGCTGATGATGTTCGGCATGGCCTTCTACAGGCTCGGCATGTTCGACGGCGGCATCGCCCGGTCCCGGCAGATGCTCTGGGGATGGATCGCCTTGATCGCGGGTGCTCTCCTTTCGTTTGCCGTGGCGATGTGGGCAGCCGGTAACGGGCTCACCTTCTGGGGCACGATGGCCGCCCATGTCGGCTTGTCGATCGTTCCGCGGCTGTTGATGGTCCTGGGCCTCGCGGCATTGCTGGGCCTCTACGCACCGAAGGCTTCGTCGTGGCTCGGATCGCGGATCAGCGCCGCCGGACGGGTTGCTTTCACCAACTATATCGGGACGTCCGTGCTCATGCTGTTCGTGTTCCATGGCTTCGGCCTGGGTCTCTTCGGCGAACTTGCGAGGCCGGAACTCTACCTCGTGGTCGTCGCGACGTGGATAGTGATGCTGCTATGGTCGAAGCCGTGGCTTGAACGGTTTCGCTATGGCCCGCTGGAGTGGCTCTGGCGCTGCCTGACCTACGGGCGGCTGTTCCCGATCAGTCGGTAAGTTCGACGCCGCCCTTGAACAGGCGCACCGCGCGGCCCTGCGTCGGCTGGCGGTCGAACGGGGTGTTGCCCGCCGTGGCCGCCATTTCGCGCGCGTCAACGATCCACGGCTTTTCCGGATCGATCAGCGCGATATCGGCCTCGAACCCTTCACGCAGCGCGCCTGCCTCCACGCCGAGGAGCTGCGCCGGACGCCCGGCAAGCAGGTCCAGAGCGCGGGCCTCGTCGATGACGCCGTCGCGCACCAGCGTCAGCGTCATCGCCAGCAGCGTTTCCGCCCCCGCCATGCCCGGTTCCGCGTCGGCGAAGGGGAGCCGCTTGTCCTCCGGGCCGCGCGGATCGTGTCCGCTCGCGATGACGTCGATCACGCCTTCGCCGATCGCAGCGACCACGGCCCGCCGGTCCTCTTCCGAACGCAGTGGCGGCGAAAGACGGGCAAAGGTCCGGAATTCGCCGGTCGCGAGGTCCGACAGCATGAAATGCGCCGGCGTTACCCCCGCCGTGACCGGCACGCCGCGCTTCTTTGCTGCCCGTACGAGGTCGAGCCCCGCCGCCGTCGTCACCTGCCGCAAGTGAATGCGTGCGCCGGTCATTTCGGCCAGCGCCACATCGCGGGCGATCGCCAGCGTCTCCGCCTCCGCCGGCGCGCTCGGGAGGCCGAGGCGCGTCGCCATCTCGCCCGCGGTCGCGGCGCCCTCGCCCGCAAGACCCGCATCTTCCGCATGCGTGACGACCACCAGATCCAGCATGGCGGCATAGCGCAGCAGGCGCATCATCACGCCGCTGTCCCCGATCCAGCGCCGGCCGGTCGCAACGCCGCGCGCGCCTGCGTCCTTCATCAGGGCGAGTTCCGCCAGCTGTTCCCCGCCCAGCTCGCGCGTGGCGGCGGCCAGCGGATGGACCCAGAGATCGGGTTTCCCGCTCTTGGCGATATAGCTGACCCGGCTCGGCAGATCGAGCGGTGGGGACTGGTCGGGCATCAGGGCAGCGCGCGTGATGCCGCCGAAATGGATGGCCGGCTTGTCGACCGCGAACACGCCATAATCAACCAGTCCCGGCGCGACCCACAGGCCGCGGGCATCGACCACGTCATCGCCTTCCGACGGCGCGAATTCGCCGATCCTCGCGATCCGTCCGTCGACCGCTCGCAGGCTGCCCGGACGTACGCCGTCGGGTGTGACCAGCTTTCCGCCGGTGATCGTCAGGGGTGCGCGCTGCTTCAGGCCCATTGTCCGTCCCCCCATCCGGTCACGCCGCGCGCCCGGCGCGTCAATATGTCGAGGCAGGCCATGCGGATCGCCACGCCCATCTCCACCTGGCGGGTGATGATCGACCGGTCGAGCTGGTCGGCGACGTCACTGTCGATTTCGACGCCGCGGTTCATCGGGCCCGGATGCATGACCAGCGCATCGGGCGCGCATCGCTCAAGCCGCTCGCGGGTCAGCCCGTAGAGGTGGTGGTATTCGCGGGCGGACGGGATGAACTGGCCGCTCATTCGTTCCGTTTGCAGGCGTAGCATCATCGCGACATCCGCCCCCCTAAGCGCCGCATCGAAATTGTGGAACGGCTTCGCTCCCATCGCCTCGATCGCGGCAGGCATCAGCGCGGGCGGCGCGCAGACCCGCACGTCCGCCCCCAGCGCCGTCAGGCACAGGATGTTCGACCGGGCGACGCGGCTGTGCAGGATGTCTCCGCAGATGGTCACAGTCAGTCCGGTGAAATCGTCCGCGCCCTCGCCCCGTTCCTCCAGCGCGTGGCGCAGGGCCAATGCGTCGAGCAGCGCCTGCGTCGGATGCTCGTGCTGCCCGTCGCCTGCGTTGAGGACCGGGCAATCGACCTTGCTCGCAATCAGGTCCACCGCCCCGCTCGATCCGTGGCGGATGACGATCGCGTCCGCGCGCATGGCGTTGAGGGTGATCGCGGTGTCGATCAGAGTCTCGCCCTTCTTCAGGCTGGAGGTCGCCGCCTGCATGTTGACGACGTCCGCGCCCAGGCGCTTGCCGGCAATCTCGAAGCTCAGCAGCGTGCGCGTGCTGTTCTCGAAAAAGGCGTTTATGATCGTGAGGCCGTCGAGAGCGTCGCTTTCCTTGGACGGCTGCCGGTTGAACTCGACCCATTGTTCCGCTTCGGCGAGGAGATAGAGGATCTCGTGCCGCTCAAGGTGACCGATGCCGGTCAGGTCGCGGTGTGGGAATGCCCGAATCCCCGCCGGGAAGCGGCGCTGCGGGCTGTCGGGCGCGGTGTCGTCCATCAAAGCCGAGCCGTTAGTCGAGCCGCATCACCCGCTCAAGCGCTTTCGCCTTTTCTTGCGTATCCGTGCTGCTAGGCTCATGCGCTCAACTTTCGCATCCGCACTCAATCGAACCGTAACAGGGGCAGTCATGCAATTCGTCAGCAAGGTCTGGAAGATCATCGTCGCGATCAAGGATCTCCTTGTCATCGCCTTCCTGCTTCTGTTCTTCTTCATGCTGTTCGCGGTCCTGACCGCCCGTCCCAGCCCGGCCCAGGTCTACGAAGGCGCGCTGCTGCTCGACCTCGACGGCGTGGTGGTCGAGGAAGCATCTGAAATCGATCCCTTCGCAGCGCTTGTCTCCGGCGAGCAGCCGATCCGTGAATACCAGGCCCGCGATCTCATCCACGCGATCGACGAGGCGGCCGGCGACGACCGGATCAAGGCGGTCGTGCTGGACCTGACCGAATTCCTCGGTGGCGGACACGTCCACCTGCAGGACATCGGCGCCGCGCTCGACCGGGTGCGCGCCGCGGACAAGCCGGTCTTCGCCTACGCGCTCGCCTATGCCGACGACCACATGGTGCTCGCTTCCCATGCGAGCGAGGTCTGGGTCGACTCGCAAGGCGGCGCGATCATTACGGGCCCCGGCGGCAACCGCCTCTATTACGGCGAACTGCTCGACAATCTGAACGTCAACGCCCGCGTCTACCGCGTCGGCACCTACAAGTCGGCGGTCGAACCCTATCTCGGCAACGAGAT
This genomic interval from Qipengyuania sp. JC766 contains the following:
- a CDS encoding dihydroorotase, producing the protein MGGRTMGLKQRAPLTITGGKLVTPDGVRPGSLRAVDGRIARIGEFAPSEGDDVVDARGLWVAPGLVDYGVFAVDKPAIHFGGITRAALMPDQSPPLDLPSRVSYIAKSGKPDLWVHPLAAATRELGGEQLAELALMKDAGARGVATGRRWIGDSGVMMRLLRYAAMLDLVVVTHAEDAGLAGEGAATAGEMATRLGLPSAPAEAETLAIARDVALAEMTGARIHLRQVTTAAGLDLVRAAKKRGVPVTAGVTPAHFMLSDLATGEFRTFARLSPPLRSEEDRRAVVAAIGEGVIDVIASGHDPRGPEDKRLPFADAEPGMAGAETLLAMTLTLVRDGVIDEARALDLLAGRPAQLLGVEAGALREGFEADIALIDPEKPWIVDAREMAATAGNTPFDRQPTQGRAVRLFKGGVELTD
- a CDS encoding DUF418 domain-containing protein; the encoded protein is MTNGQASAEDIAAGTIEATPDTASAPVKREDRIASLDFIRGLAVMGILAANIVAFGQPFGAYLYPGAFLTEHGATSDALYIVQFVLIDGKMRGLFTLLFGAGLLLFMDRAWARGQTIGLQARRLGFLLLFGMIHYFFVWTGDILTYYALVGFIALAFLRMEPRNLIVLGSIIYAAGAILLGALFFWIYAVADTPLGDAGPLADMRAGLVEGQREMAASDAVATELIRSGDYLGWVANQFTAHTFDQFSNVFMILPETLPLMMFGMAFYRLGMFDGGIARSRQMLWGWIALIAGALLSFAVAMWAAGNGLTFWGTMAAHVGLSIVPRLLMVLGLAALLGLYAPKASSWLGSRISAAGRVAFTNYIGTSVLMLFVFHGFGLGLFGELARPELYLVVVATWIVMLLWSKPWLERFRYGPLEWLWRCLTYGRLFPISR
- a CDS encoding aspartate carbamoyltransferase catalytic subunit; protein product: MDDTAPDSPQRRFPAGIRAFPHRDLTGIGHLERHEILYLLAEAEQWVEFNRQPSKESDALDGLTIINAFFENSTRTLLSFEIAGKRLGADVVNMQAATSSLKKGETLIDTAITLNAMRADAIVIRHGSSGAVDLIASKVDCPVLNAGDGQHEHPTQALLDALALRHALEERGEGADDFTGLTVTICGDILHSRVARSNILCLTALGADVRVCAPPALMPAAIEAMGAKPFHNFDAALRGADVAMMLRLQTERMSGQFIPSAREYHHLYGLTRERLERCAPDALVMHPGPMNRGVEIDSDVADQLDRSIITRQVEMGVAIRMACLDILTRRARGVTGWGDGQWA